In Candidatus Neomarinimicrobiota bacterium, the genomic window CGTTTTCCTTCAAGCCCGGGACGATCATCTCTTCAGTCAGTTGAGCTCTCGCTGCGGAATACAGCATCACTTCCGTGATTACCGCCATCTCCGAATGTTTCGTGCTCAGCAGTATTTGCCTGATCTGTTCTGAAATTCTTGTCCCTCCGGGTTCTCTGAATAACACGGCATTGTAACCGTTTTCTTGAATCCTCCTTAATAAGGAGTTAGCCTGCGTCGATTTGCCTGAACCGTCTATCCCTTCAAACGTGACAAATATCCCGTTTTGTTCTATTTCACTCATTCTTCGTACTGTTCGGTCCCCAGACGGGTAACCTGATATGATTCCATCATATACCTCAGAGTGTTTTTCAATTCAACCTGTTGAATGAACAGATCATGCTCCGGATAAATTTCGGGAGCCGTAATAGGACTCTTGAAGTAAAATGAAAGCCATTCCCGTATGCCTCCCATTCCGCGCAGAAGTATGCCGGGTTTACCTTTCGGTTCAGCTATATTTTTACCGCGTAACATCTATACTTTGCTAAAACAAATATATCTTTTCGTCTCGCTTTATTTTTTTGCCTTTCTTTTCGTTTTAGTCCTTGAACCGACTTTAGCTAATTTATATACATACACTAAACGTTGCATTGCTGTTACGTTAGCTAACACTGCAATTATCCAAATAGCAATCATTAAAAACAGCTCGTCAATGTATGGTAGGTCACCTATTATAGAAGCAACTGCAATGTAAGTGATTCTTTCCGGCCGCTGCATCATGCCGACGTTGATTTCGAACCCTAATCCTTCTGCCTTTGCCTTGACGTAACTTACCATGACGGAGCCGCCGACAGCCGCAAAGATCGCTACGGAAGTCCAATAGGAATCAGTCCTGACAAAATGAACGGCGATCCCGAAATACATAATAATTTCTGAATATCGATCCATAACAGAATCATATAAGGCGCCGAATTTGGATTTTTTCCCGATATCTCTTGCGATCCAGCCGTCGAGTGTGTCGCAAATAGCTCCAAATATTATAAACAAACCGCCAAGCCTTAAATATGAAAGGGCATAAAATATCGACCCGACTATCGTAAGTATAGTTCCGAACGTCGTAAGAGTATTTGGATTCATGTTCAAAGATTTGAAAAAATCCGCCACCGGCATTATTACCCTGATAAAACCTTCCATAAATTTCGGCGGAATAAGATTAAATCCGTCCCTATGAAATTTCTTTTTATACTCTTCCGGTATCTGCATCTTAGTCCTTATTTCTTTCAACGACTATCACATACTCGCCTCTCGGCTTACGGTTATCATAATGTGCAATTAGCTCTGAAAGACTTCCCCGGAGGAATTCTTCGTTCATTTTAGTCATTTCTCTCCCAATTGCCGCTTTTCTATCACCTAAATATTCCCGTAAATCATTGAGCGTTTTGATAACTCTGTGAGGTCCCTCGAAAATTACTATAGTTACCCGATATTCCGCAAGTTCTTTAAGCCTTTTTGTTCTGCCTTTTTTTCTCGGTAGATAACCTTCGAATACGAACCTGTCAATTTCAAGCCCCGATGCCGTAACTGCCGAAATTAGTGCGGTAGGACCGGGTATGGGTGACAGTTCGATATCGTTTTTGATCGCCTCCCGAATAAGATAAAAACCCGGGTCGCTAATCGAGGGCGTTCCTGCATCGGAGACAAGCGCCATCGATTGTCCTTTTTTCAACTTCTCTATCAAAACCGGTGTTTTTTTTATTTTGTTGTGGTCGTGATAGGGTATCAATCTATTTTTAATCTCATATTTATTCAGCAGTTTTATAGTATGGCGTGTATCTTCGCAGGCAATGAAATCGACATTTCTTAAAGTTTCAACGGCTCTGAACGATATATCATCCAAATTTCCTATTGGCGTGGCAACTATATATATAACACCGGATGACAACCGATAATTATGAGGAGTAGTTTATCAGGGATTGTTCGATAATCTCTATGCCCCGGTCTATCTCGTCGGTTGAGATATTCAGAGAAGGCCTGAACCTGATCGACCTTTCCCCGCAGCCGAGTATAAGAGCGCCGTTTTCGATTATACTCTTGACAAGGTCATCACGTTCTTTTTCCGAAGGCAGGTCGAAAGCGCAAAGCAGTCCTCTCCCTCTTGCGTTTGATACCTGTCCCTCAAACTCATCCTGCAGCGCCTGAATTCTGTAAAGGAGATGTTTGCCTGATAATTCCGCATTTTCAAGCAATTGTTCATTTTTAATAATATCCAGATATATTGTCGTTCTCGCCATGTCAACGATGTTGCCTCCGAAAGTGGAATTTAATCTACCGGAAGAATTGAAGACATTTTCCTCCACTTCGTCTAATCTTGCGCCGGCGAGAAATCCGCATATCTGCATCTTTTTGCCGAATGATATCATGTCGGGAACCGCATCAAAATGTTGATAAGCCCAGAATTTACCTGTCAATCCAACTCCGGTTTGAACCTCATCGAATATCAATAATATCTCCGACTCATCAGCTATTGCCCGCAACTCCTTGAGAAATTCACCTCTGATATGGTTATCCCCTCCTTCGGATTGGATCACCTCAATAATAATAGCGGCAATGTCATCAGGAGATTCGAGAATGGCGTTTTTTATCTCCTCGATAGATTTTTTCTCCGATGCTTCGATTAGTTTTATGTTGTCTTCAGGCGGGAACTTGACAGCCGGCGTTGAGATTCTTGGCCAGTCAAATTTTGGGAAGTACTTTATCTTTTGTTCGCCTGTGTTGGTCAGAGAAAGAGTATAACCTGATCTGCCGTGGAATGCGTTCACGAAATGGATAACTTTCGATCCTTTTTCTCCATTTCCGTCGGCGAGGTTCCTTCTGACCTTCCAATCGAAAGCTGCCTTTAGGGCGTTTTCGACTCCTAACGTTCCGCCGTCGATAAAAAATGCGTGCTGTAATTCCGGAGGAATCCCCACTTCGCTGAACTTTTCCAAGAACTCGGCGTATGTCTCCGTATAGATGTCCGAATTTGTAGGCTTATGCCTGGCTATTTTACCTAGCTTCTCCGACGCTTCAATTATGCTCGGATGGTTGAACCCTACAGGCGATGAGGCAAAAAAAGAATATAAGTCCAAATATTTTCTGCCGTTTCTTTTGTCTACAAACCACGAGCCATGACTTTTATCCTCATCAAATACAACTTCCAATCCATCAGCCAGGATGTGCTTTGAAAGTATCTCTCTAACCTTATTTGCGTTTACATTCAATATGCGACTCTCATTCTGTCAATGGTTATGCTTCTGTATCAATTTGTGCCCGTTGTAATTTACCCGAGAAGTCCACATATACCGTTTTCTCTTCCGTAAAGAATTCAAATGCGCTGTAACCGCCTTCTCTATGTCCGTTTCCGGTATCCTTGCATCCACCGAACGGCATATGACATTCCGCTCCGATTGTCGGTCCGTTTATGTACGTTATGCCAGCGTCGATCTCTTTAACCGCCATGAACGCCTTGTTAACGTCCCTTGTGTAAATACTCGAGGATAATCCGTAATCGACGTTATTGCAAATATCGATAGCCTCGTCAAATTCTTTGAATTTCAAAACGCAGAGAACAGGACCGAATATTTCCTCTTTGGCTATCCGCATTTCTTTGTCAACGTTTTCGAATATGGTAGGTTGGTAGAACCATCCCCCTTCGAGATCTTTGTCTGATGAAAACTCTCCGCCTATCGAAAGAGTTGCTCCCTCTTCTTTACCTATCCCGACGTATTCATGTATGGATTCTCTTTGCGCCTCATTGACTATAGGACCTACCTCCACCGATTCATCGAGTCCGTCTCCCAATTTTAGTTTATCAACCCGTTTCAAAAGAGCTTCGATGAACTCACCGTAAATCTTATCCTGAACTATCAACCGGCTGGTCGCCGTGCATCTTTGACCTGTGGTTCCGAAGGCTCCCCAGACAGCTCCTTCCGTGGCTAATTCCACATCGGCGTCGTTCAAGACTATTTGGGCGTTTTTTCCTCCCAATTCCAACGATACCCGCTTTAGTTTCTGACCCCCGGAAGAGGCGATTATCTTACCCACAGCGGAAGAACCGGTAAAAGAAATGAGCTTTATATCCGGGTGTTCCACTATAGGCGTTCCAACGTTTGAGCCGCCTCCATGGACGATATTTATTACGCCGGGTGGTATACCCGCTTCAACGAGTACTTCTACGAAGACCGTAGCCGTTGCGGGGGTATCAGAAGCAGGCTTGAAAACCACTGTGTTTCCGGTAGTCAACGCTGGAAATATCTTCCATGTCGGTATCGCCAGAGGGAAATTCCACGGAGTGATAATACCCGCCGGACCGACAGAACGCCGGATAACGATATTATATTTGTCTCGCAACTCCGACGGCGCCGTATGACCGAACATCCTTCTTCCTTCCGAAGCGGAATAATAAGCGGTGTCAATTCCCTCCTGAACGTCTCCCCTTGTCTCGATCAGCACCTTCCCCATCTCGCGGGTCATCAATTTTGCGATTTCTTCCTTCCGTTCCACAAGAATATCACCGGCTTTTTTGATCATATTTCCTCTTATAGGGGCAGGAACGTCACTCCATTCCTTGAACGCCTCCCTCGCTGCGGTGACGGCTCTGTTAACGTCGTCTTCGTTAGAATCGGGGAAAACTCCGACTATCTCATCCCACTTTGCGGGATTCCGGTTATCGAACGTCTTCCCGCTGATGGAGTCGCTCCACTCACCGGCTATGTAATTTCTATATCTTTCACTCATCAATATTTCCCTTTGAATCTTCAAATAATTATGTGCATAAACAATTTAAGATACCCTAATAAGAGCTATATTATCAAGAATATTCCTGTCTTAATGAATAGATTTATAGTAAGATATAATCCCCCCTAAACTACCTTGTTATATTCCTGAATTAAACGATATTCAGGTAAATATATGCTATCGGTGCGGCGAATATCAGTGCGTCGAACCTGTCCAGGACACCCCCGTGTCCGGGGAGGAACTTCCCTGAATCTTTTATTCCGGCATCTCTTTTTAGCAGCGATTCGAACAGATCGCCTAATTGACCTCCAACGCCCGCGATGACGGCTATCGCTATGACTTTTTCATAAGATGGAATTGCCGGTAGGAATCCGTAATATTTTAATCCTGTTAAAAAAGCAAGTGCCGCTATGAATCCCGCTATCGAACCCTCCCATGTCTTTTTCGGGCTCACTCTTTCGATCAGTTTATGTTTCCCGATTGCCTTTCCAATATAGTACGCCGCTGTATCACACACCCAAACACCCGCTATAAGCGCAAAAACGAT contains:
- a CDS encoding inositol-3-phosphate synthase encodes the protein MLRGKNIAEPKGKPGILLRGMGGIREWLSFYFKSPITAPEIYPEHDLFIQQVELKNTLRYMMESYQVTRLGTEQYEE
- a CDS encoding aldehyde dehydrogenase family protein; translated protein: MSERYRNYIAGEWSDSISGKTFDNRNPAKWDEIVGVFPDSNEDDVNRAVTAAREAFKEWSDVPAPIRGNMIKKAGDILVERKEEIAKLMTREMGKVLIETRGDVQEGIDTAYYSASEGRRMFGHTAPSELRDKYNIVIRRSVGPAGIITPWNFPLAIPTWKIFPALTTGNTVVFKPASDTPATATVFVEVLVEAGIPPGVINIVHGGGSNVGTPIVEHPDIKLISFTGSSAVGKIIASSGGQKLKRVSLELGGKNAQIVLNDADVELATEGAVWGAFGTTGQRCTATSRLIVQDKIYGEFIEALLKRVDKLKLGDGLDESVEVGPIVNEAQRESIHEYVGIGKEEGATLSIGGEFSSDKDLEGGWFYQPTIFENVDKEMRIAKEEIFGPVLCVLKFKEFDEAIDICNNVDYGLSSSIYTRDVNKAFMAVKEIDAGITYINGPTIGAECHMPFGGCKDTGNGHREGGYSAFEFFTEEKTVYVDFSGKLQRAQIDTEA
- a CDS encoding CDP-alcohol phosphatidyltransferase family protein, giving the protein MQIPEEYKKKFHRDGFNLIPPKFMEGFIRVIMPVADFFKSLNMNPNTLTTFGTILTIVGSIFYALSYLRLGGLFIIFGAICDTLDGWIARDIGKKSKFGALYDSVMDRYSEIIMYFGIAVHFVRTDSYWTSVAIFAAVGGSVMVSYVKAKAEGLGFEINVGMMQRPERITYIAVASIIGDLPYIDELFLMIAIWIIAVLANVTAMQRLVYVYKLAKVGSRTKTKRKAKK
- the rsmI gene encoding 16S rRNA (cytidine(1402)-2'-O)-methyltransferase produces the protein MSSGVIYIVATPIGNLDDISFRAVETLRNVDFIACEDTRHTIKLLNKYEIKNRLIPYHDHNKIKKTPVLIEKLKKGQSMALVSDAGTPSISDPGFYLIREAIKNDIELSPIPGPTALISAVTASGLEIDRFVFEGYLPRKKGRTKRLKELAEYRVTIVIFEGPHRVIKTLNDLREYLGDRKAAIGREMTKMNEEFLRGSLSELIAHYDNRKPRGEYVIVVERNKD
- a CDS encoding L-lysine 6-transaminase, which gives rise to MLNVNANKVREILSKHILADGLEVVFDEDKSHGSWFVDKRNGRKYLDLYSFFASSPVGFNHPSIIEASEKLGKIARHKPTNSDIYTETYAEFLEKFSEVGIPPELQHAFFIDGGTLGVENALKAAFDWKVRRNLADGNGEKGSKVIHFVNAFHGRSGYTLSLTNTGEQKIKYFPKFDWPRISTPAVKFPPEDNIKLIEASEKKSIEEIKNAILESPDDIAAIIIEVIQSEGGDNHIRGEFLKELRAIADESEILLIFDEVQTGVGLTGKFWAYQHFDAVPDMISFGKKMQICGFLAGARLDEVEENVFNSSGRLNSTFGGNIVDMARTTIYLDIIKNEQLLENAELSGKHLLYRIQALQDEFEGQVSNARGRGLLCAFDLPSEKERDDLVKSIIENGALILGCGERSIRFRPSLNISTDEIDRGIEIIEQSLINYSS